The sequence CGGCATAACCCCGATAGCCGATGTCTTTATTCCAAAACCGGCCGGTGAGGGAATGGGGAAGATACTGGAAGTTGTGGAGGGACTCGTCTATGGCAAAAGTTCTGGCGATAGGGTTCAACCGTGAGGAACTCGGCCTTTTGAGGAAAGCTCTGGAGGGTATTCCTGTTGAGGGGGTCTCGACGGACTACCTTGGCGGGGTCGTCAGTGAAATCTTTGAAAAGGCAAAAGGGGACGAGTGCGACTGGCACGAGAGGAAGTTCGTCCTCATGGCGGGTGTTGACGGAGAGACTATCAAGGAGATCGTGGACAGGGTTAAAGCGCTTGGTTTAGGCAGGATCATCTTCGCCGCTCCTACTGAGATATCGATGAAGTGGAAGCTCGAAGACCTGCTGGAAGAGCTTATAGAGGAGGACGAATACTTTAGGGCTCTCGCGTGGGCGAGAAAAGAGGCCAAAAAGAAGGGGTCTTTCCTCGATTTCAAGCCTTGAAGCGCCGGTAGCTCTCCCGCAGGGCCTCTATAACGGGAAGGCGTTGGCCGGCAAGGTAACTCAGCATGGCCCCTCCACCTGTGGAGATGTGGCTTATCCCTGCTATGCCGTACTTGTAGATGCTTGCTATAGAATGGCCTCCGCCGATCACGCTGAATGCTCTGCTCTCCCCTATTGCCCTGAAAACCCCTACCGTGCCTAAAGCGAACTCTTCAAGCTCGAAAACGCCCATAGGGCCATTGGCGACTATTGTTCCTGCCTTTAGAATGATCTCGCGGTACTTCTCAACCGTCCGGGAGCCGATGTCGAGAATGGGGTATCTGTCAAAGAGCTCCTTCTTGTCGCTCAGGAGATCAATTTCAACGCGCTTCCCTTCCACGTCAACTGCAAAATCAACGGGAGTCCTCACGTAAGGATAAAACTCGTCGAGTATCCTCTCGGCCCGCTCCACAAGCTCGAGAAGGCCCTTCCTTTCGAGGAACATGATGTTGGCGTCGCCGAGGTTGAAGCCCTTTGCGAGGGTGAATATCTGTCCCACGAGGCCTCCTGTGAGGATGATATCAGCCCTCCCGCTCCGAAGGACGTTTTCGGCAACCTTGAGGGAGTCATCTACCTTGGCCCCCCCGAGAACGTACACCCTTGGCCTTTCTCCGTGCTCGTAGGCCTTTTCAAGCGCCAGCAGTTCCTTTTCCATGAGGAAGCCCGCGACCATCGGCACCAATCGGGCGAAGCCGACAAGGGATGGCTGGCTCCTGTGGGCGGCTGCAAAGGCGTCGTTTACCACGTAGTCGAGGAGGGGAGCGAGCTTTCTTACGAAGTGTGTCTTCTCGCACTCCTCAAGCGGTTTGTAAAAGACCTCCTCGGCCGAGAAACGGAGATTTTCAAGCATTATGGCCTCCCCTGGCCCGAGAGATTTTATTTTTTCCCGGGCCAGCTTCCCAAACACGTCTTCGACGTACTCGACTTCAGTCCCGAGGAGTTCTCCCAGGATTTCCGCGTGCTGTTCTGTGGTTATGTAGTCCCCCTTGTAGGGCTTGCTCTGATGGGTCGCAATGACAAGCTTTGCGCCATCCTCGACGAGCTTTTTCACCGTCGGCAGGACTGCCCTGAACCTGGCGTCGCTGATAATCTTCCCGTCCTTTACGGGTGAGTTGAGATCCACTCTGAGGAACACCGTTTTGTTGTAAAAGTCAAAGTCAGTGAGCTTGAATATATCTTCCATCCATCAACCCCCGCCATATTTTTGCCCTTCTTGTGCTAAAAAACGTTCTGCACACTGAGGGTGATAAACAGGGAAAAGAAAGAGT is a genomic window of Thermococcus guaymasensis DSM 11113 containing:
- a CDS encoding DUF3783 domain-containing protein, giving the protein MAKVLAIGFNREELGLLRKALEGIPVEGVSTDYLGGVVSEIFEKAKGDECDWHERKFVLMAGVDGETIKEIVDRVKALGLGRIIFAAPTEISMKWKLEDLLEELIEEDEYFRALAWARKEAKKKGSFLDFKP
- a CDS encoding phosphoglycerate kinase, translated to MFKLTDFDFYNKTVFLRVDLNSPVKDGKIISDARFRAVLPTVKKLVEDGAKLVIATHQSKPYKGDYITTEQHAEILGELLGTEVEYVEDVFGKLAREKIKSLGPGEAIMLENLRFSAEEVFYKPLEECEKTHFVRKLAPLLDYVVNDAFAAAHRSQPSLVGFARLVPMVAGFLMEKELLALEKAYEHGERPRVYVLGGAKVDDSLKVAENVLRSGRADIILTGGLVGQIFTLAKGFNLGDANIMFLERKGLLELVERAERILDEFYPYVRTPVDFAVDVEGKRVEIDLLSDKKELFDRYPILDIGSRTVEKYREIILKAGTIVANGPMGVFELEEFALGTVGVFRAIGESRAFSVIGGGHSIASIYKYGIAGISHISTGGGAMLSYLAGQRLPVIEALRESYRRFKA